A genomic segment from Gorilla gorilla gorilla isolate KB3781 chromosome 3, NHGRI_mGorGor1-v2.1_pri, whole genome shotgun sequence encodes:
- the NPY2R gene encoding neuropeptide Y receptor type 2, with translation MGPIGAEADENQTVEEMKVEQYGPQTTPRGELVPDPEPELIDSTKLIEVQVVLILAYCSIILLGVIGNSLVIHVVIKFKSMRTVTNFFIANLAVADLLVNTLCLPFTLTYTLMGEWKMGPVLCHVVPYAQGLAVQVSTITLTVIALDRHRCIVYHLESKISKRISFLIIGLAWGISALLASPLAIFREYSLIEIIPDFEIVACTEKWPGEEKSIYGTVYSLSSLLILYVLPLGIISFSYTRIWSKLKNHVSPGAANDHYHQRRQKTTKMLVCVVVVFAVSWLPLHAFQLAVDIDSQVLDLKEYKLIFTVFHIIAMCSTFANPLLYGWMNSNYRKAFLSAFRCEQRLDAIHSEVSVTFKAKKNLEVRKNSGPNDSFTEATNV, from the coding sequence ATGGGTCCAATAGGTGCAGAGGCTGATGAGAACCAGACAGTGGAAGAAATGAAGGTGGAACAATACGGGCCACAAACAACTCCTAGAGGTGaactggtccctgaccctgagccaGAGCTTATAGATAGTACCAAGCTGATTGAGGTACAAGTTGTCCTCATATTGGCCTACTGCTCCATCATCTTGCTTGGGGTAATTGGCAACTCCTTGGTGATCCATGTGGTGATCAAATTCAAGAGCATGCGCACAGTAACCAACTTTTTCATTGCCAATCTGGCTGTGGCAGATCTTTTGGTGAACACTCTGTGTCTACCGTTCACTCTTACCTATACCTTAATGGGGGAGTGGAAAATGGGTCCTGTCCTGTGCCACGTGGTGCCCTATGCCCAGGGCCTGGCAGTACAAGTATCCACAATCACCTTGACAGTAATTGCCTTGGACCGGCACAGGTGCATCGTCTACCACCTAGAGAGTAAGATCTCCAAGCGAATCAGCTTCCTGATTATTGGCTTGGCCTGGGGCATCAGTGCCCTGCTGGCAAGTCCCCTGGCCATCTTCCGGGAGTATTCGCTGATTGAGATCATTCCGGACTTTGAGATTGTGGCCTGTACTGAAAAGTGGCCTGGCGAGGAGAAGAGCATCTATGGCACTGTCTACAGTCTTTCTTCCTTGTTGATCTTGTATGTTTTGCCTCTGGGCATTATATCATTTTCCTACACTCGCATTTGGAGTAAATTGAAGAACCATGTCAGTCCTGGAGCTGCAAATGACCACTACCATCAGCGAAGGCAAAAAACCACCAAAATgctggtgtgtgtggtggtggtgtttgcGGTCAGCTGGCTGCCTCTCCATGCCTTCCAGCTTGCCGTTGACATTGACAGCCAGGTCCTGGACCTGAAGGAGTACAAACTCATCTTCACAGTGTTCCACATTATCGCCATGTGCTCCACTTTTGCCAATCCCCTTCTCTATGGCTGGATGAACAGCAACTACAGAAAGGCTTTCCTCTCGGCCTTCCGCTGTGAGCAGCGGTTGGATGCCATTCACTCTGAGGTGTCCGTGACATTCAAGGCTAAAAAGAACCTGGAGGTCAGAAAGAACAGTGGCCCCAATGACTCTTTCACAGAGGCTACCAATGTCTAA